The Chengkuizengella sediminis DNA segment AGCTAATAGGTGACCCTGTCTAGCAGCTACAATTTTTCCGTTATATTCAGAAAGCACTTCAACCTCTGATCCTACTTCTTCAATTAAAGGAGCACGAATAAATACCGCTCTAAGGGGTGATTCAAGACCTGTAATTGGTAAGTCAGCTTCAAAGCTTTCCCTTTGACGTCCAAATGCATTTCTAGCTACCTTCATATCCATTAAACCTATATGATTCTCACTTTTCCCCACAACTTCTTTAGCAAGTAAAATCATACCGGCACATGTACCAAAAATGGGTTTCCTCTGTTTAGAAAACTCATTTAACTTCTCAATAAAACCATATAATTTCATTAAACGACCAATTGTTGTGCTCTCTCCACCTGGAATGATGATCCCATCAATCTCATCGCATTGATCGGCTGATTTAATGATAATCGCTTCTGCACCGGCATCTTCAATCATTTTCAAATGTTCTTTCACTGCTCCCTGTAGAGCAAGTACACCTATTTTCACAGCTGTCCCTTCTTTCTTACATGGAAAAAATAAACCTTATTACCAACCGCGCTCTTGCATTCTTTCAGATTTATCAAGTTTTGAAATTTCGATCCCCTTCATAGGAGTACCAAGATTCTTAGATACTTTTACTAATAAGTCATAATCTGTATAATGTGTAGTTGCTTCTACAATTGCTTTTGCAAATTTCTCAGGATTATCAGATTTAAATATACCTGAACCTACAAATACACCATCTGATCCAAGATGCATCATTAAAGCAGCATCAGCTGGAGTTGCAACGCCACCTGCAGCAAAATTAACAACAGGAAGTTTACCTGATTCATGTACTTCTAGGATTAGCTCATAAGGAGCACCTAAATTTTTAGCTTCTGTCATCAATTCATCTTTTGACATGTTTTTAACTTTACGAATTTGGGAAATCATCATTCTCATATGACGAACGGCTTCAACAATATTTCCTGTTCCCGGTTCACCCTTTGTACGAATCATGGATGCACCTTCTCCAATACGTCTTAGCGCTTCTCCTAAATCTCTTGCTCCACAAACGAATGGTACTGTGAATTCATCTTTTTGAGTATGGAATACTTCATCAGCAGGAGTCAGTACTTCACTTTCATCGATATAATCTACTCCCATTGCTTCTAACATTTTTGCTTCAACAAAATGTCCAATACGAGATTTTGCCATAACTGGAATAGAAACGACCTTCATGACTTCCTCCATCACTGTTGGATCCGCCATTCTAGCTACTCCACCAGCTGCACGAATATCAGATGGTACTCGTTCTAATGCCATAACTGCTGATGCTCCAGCAGCTTCCGCGATTTTTGCTTGCTCTGCATTCATAACGTCCATAATGACGCCACCCTTTTGCATGTCTGCCATACCTCTTTTAACACGTGATGTACCTGTTTCCATATTCTTTCCTCCCAATGTATATAAATAATAAAATTAACATAAATCCCTAAAAAATAATTTTACCTTAAGCCTCCTCATTATACAACAAAACAACTTATTTAAATTAGTTTAATGTTTAAAAAATTCCTTTAATTCCTTCAAAAATATCTGCAAAAAAGTCTTTAATTGCTCTTAATAAAAGTCTAAACCAGCTTGCTTTCTCAACATCTTCTGCAGCTATTAGGTTAATCGTACCTTCAACAGGTTCAGATAATTTATCATATTTTACTTTTAATGTCCCTACTACATCACCTTGTTGAATAGGTGCAATCAAATCTTCTTCAGGTAGTATTGTGGTTTCAAATTGAATATTTTCCAAGGATTCACCTTTTTCAACAACTAACTCCAAACCGGATTCAGTTTGAATCGCAACTTCCAATTCAATCCCTTTTTTAACAGGAACTGTTTTAATATCATCTAATTCACTTTTTGCTGCAACTACCGTTTTAATTTCAAAATTATTGAAACCATAATCCATTAGCTTTCTTGTTTCTTCAAAACGGGCTGGCTTTGATTCAGTATTCATGACAACACTAATTAATCGAATACCGTCACGTTCAGCCGTCGCTGTAAAACAAAATCCAGCCTCTGTCGTAGAACCTGTTTTTAAACCGTCTAACCCTTCATAAGCAATACTGCTAAAGTTATTATTATAAGATTTCCAACCTTCAAGCATCCAATTCCAATTTTCAAATTGGCGTGTACTGTTATCCCCTTTTCTTAAATATGCTGTTGGAGTACTCGAAACTTCTAACGTTTCTGGAAAATCTAACACAATTCTTCTTGCTAATTTGGCTAAATCCGCCGCGGATATGATAGTTTTGCCCGTTGTAGGAGCTAATTCTTTTAATTCCTCATTGGGTAGACCTGTTGCATTCGCAAAAAATGCTGTGTCTGACATATCCATTTCTTTTGCTTTCTGATTCATCATATTCACAAAATTCTCTTCTGATCCTGCAACAAATTCAGCTAATGCTACTGCTCCGTCATTCCCAGAATAAATGGCCATGTATCGAAATAAATCTTCAACTGTATAAGTATGTCCTTGTGCTAATAATGCACCTGATCCTGGGATTGCATCAGCTTTTGAAGAAATGGTTACTGAATCATCCCACTGAATTCTACCTTCTTTAATACTTTCTAATACTAAGTATTCTGTCATCATTTTTGCCATACTTGCAGGAGGCAAAGGTTCATTTGCAAACTCATTTTGATATAAAACTTGCCCTGTACTTGCTTCAATTAAAATGGTTGATTTTGCATTAATATTTAATGGTGGTTGAGTGCTCTCAGCTGCATAACTTTGATTTGCTGAAAACATAGACATTACAAAGAGATTTAACATTAAGGATAAACATAAATAAATTCCAATTTTTTTTAGTACTAACGGTTTCAAATGTGTCACTTCCCCCATAGACATTTTTCTACATCTTTTTTATTGTATCATATGGATATACACAAAAAAAGACAGGTACAATGCCCTGTCTATAAGAATATAACGGTAATTTATGGTGGATTCATTTTTCTCTATTTTTTAGGCTAATTTTATATCATATTTAAAGTGAATAATTCGGAGCTTCTTTCGTAATCTGTACATCATGTGGATGACTTTCTCTTAGTCCTGCCCCTGTTATTTTAATAAACTGTGCATTGTTTTTTAAGTCCTCAATGTTCGGTGTTCCACAATACCCCATACCTGAACGCAATCCACCAAGTAGTTGATAGATCGTATCTGCTAATGGTCCTTTATATGCAACACGTCCTTCAATTCCTTCAGGGACTAGTTTACTTTCATTTTCTTGGAAGTATCGATCTTTACTTCCCTCTTTCATAGCGCCTAATGAACCCATACCACGATAAACTTTAAATCTTCTACCCTGGAAGATTTCTGATTCTCCTGGACTCTCTTCAGTACCAGCAAACAAACTACCTATCATCACAGCGCTAGCACCTGCTGCAAGTGCTTTTACAATATCCCCTGAATATTTCAGTCCCCCATCTGCAATAATAGGTACATTGTATTCTCTAGCAACCGTGGCACAATCATAAACTGCTGTAATTTGTGGTACTCCTATCCCAGCAATTACACGTGTTGTACAGATCGAACCTGGGCCAATACCTACCTTTACCATAGTAGCTCCTGCTTCGATTAAATCCTTGGTTCCCTGACTTGTGGCTACGTTACCAGCACAAATAGGTAATTCAGGATACTTCTCGCGAATTTCTTTCACTGTTTTTAATATATTAATATGCTGACCATGAGCGGAATCCACTACAATTAGGTCAATTCCAGCTTCAACTAAAGCAGCCGTTCTCTCCTTCACATCACTTGAAACACCAACAGCAGCAGCACACAATAATCTGCCTTGATTATCTTTCCCAGCGTTAGGAAATTGAATGGCTTTCTCAATATCTTTTATCGTAATAAGTCCCTTTAAAACATTATTCTCGTTAACAAGAGGTAACTTTTCTATTTTATGTTTCTGTAATAAACCCTCTGCATCCTGAAGTGTTGTACCAACTGGTGCAGTGACTAAATCCTCTTTTGTCATCACTTCACTAATTTTAATGGAATAATTATGAACAAACCTCAAATCACGATTCGTTAAGATTCCAACTAATTTATTTGATTCATCTACAATTGGGACCCCAGAAATTCTATACTTACTCATTAACTCTTCTGCATCATAGACATGATGATCTGGCGTTAAAGAAAATGGATTGGTAATAACTCCACTTTCTGAACGTTTCACCCGATCAACCTCTAACGCCTGTTTTTCAATTGACATATTTTTATGAATAACCCCTATACCGCCTTCTCTTGCGATAGCAATAGCTAACTTAGATTCAGTAACAGTGTCCATAGCAGAGCTTATAAACGGAATATTGAGCTGAATAGGCCCTAGCTTAGTTTTAATATCAATTTCTTTTCCGAAAACCTCTGATTTAGATGGTATTAGCAAT contains these protein-coding regions:
- the pdxT gene encoding pyridoxal 5'-phosphate synthase glutaminase subunit PdxT, with protein sequence MKIGVLALQGAVKEHLKMIEDAGAEAIIIKSADQCDEIDGIIIPGGESTTIGRLMKLYGFIEKLNEFSKQRKPIFGTCAGMILLAKEVVGKSENHIGLMDMKVARNAFGRQRESFEADLPITGLESPLRAVFIRAPLIEEVGSEVEVLSEYNGKIVAARQGHLLAASFHPELTNDCRLHSYFINMVKQFSLVK
- the pdxS gene encoding pyridoxal 5'-phosphate synthase lyase subunit PdxS; this encodes METGTSRVKRGMADMQKGGVIMDVMNAEQAKIAEAAGASAVMALERVPSDIRAAGGVARMADPTVMEEVMKVVSIPVMAKSRIGHFVEAKMLEAMGVDYIDESEVLTPADEVFHTQKDEFTVPFVCGARDLGEALRRIGEGASMIRTKGEPGTGNIVEAVRHMRMMISQIRKVKNMSKDELMTEAKNLGAPYELILEVHESGKLPVVNFAAGGVATPADAALMMHLGSDGVFVGSGIFKSDNPEKFAKAIVEATTHYTDYDLLVKVSKNLGTPMKGIEISKLDKSERMQERGW
- a CDS encoding D-alanyl-D-alanine carboxypeptidase family protein → MKPLVLKKIGIYLCLSLMLNLFVMSMFSANQSYAAESTQPPLNINAKSTILIEASTGQVLYQNEFANEPLPPASMAKMMTEYLVLESIKEGRIQWDDSVTISSKADAIPGSGALLAQGHTYTVEDLFRYMAIYSGNDGAVALAEFVAGSEENFVNMMNQKAKEMDMSDTAFFANATGLPNEELKELAPTTGKTIISAADLAKLARRIVLDFPETLEVSSTPTAYLRKGDNSTRQFENWNWMLEGWKSYNNNFSSIAYEGLDGLKTGSTTEAGFCFTATAERDGIRLISVVMNTESKPARFEETRKLMDYGFNNFEIKTVVAAKSELDDIKTVPVKKGIELEVAIQTESGLELVVEKGESLENIQFETTILPEEDLIAPIQQGDVVGTLKVKYDKLSEPVEGTINLIAAEDVEKASWFRLLLRAIKDFFADIFEGIKGIF
- the guaB gene encoding IMP dehydrogenase, yielding MWETKFAKEGLTFDDVLLIPSKSEVFGKEIDIKTKLGPIQLNIPFISSAMDTVTESKLAIAIAREGGIGVIHKNMSIEKQALEVDRVKRSESGVITNPFSLTPDHHVYDAEELMSKYRISGVPIVDESNKLVGILTNRDLRFVHNYSIKISEVMTKEDLVTAPVGTTLQDAEGLLQKHKIEKLPLVNENNVLKGLITIKDIEKAIQFPNAGKDNQGRLLCAAAVGVSSDVKERTAALVEAGIDLIVVDSAHGQHINILKTVKEIREKYPELPICAGNVATSQGTKDLIEAGATMVKVGIGPGSICTTRVIAGIGVPQITAVYDCATVAREYNVPIIADGGLKYSGDIVKALAAGASAVMIGSLFAGTEESPGESEIFQGRRFKVYRGMGSLGAMKEGSKDRYFQENESKLVPEGIEGRVAYKGPLADTIYQLLGGLRSGMGYCGTPNIEDLKNNAQFIKITGAGLRESHPHDVQITKEAPNYSL